Proteins from a single region of Gasterosteus aculeatus chromosome Y, fGasAcu3.hap1.1, whole genome shotgun sequence:
- the LOC120812298 gene encoding pannexin-2-like — protein sequence MQNILDQNLDMATALLAGEKLKELILPGSSQDERGGLLAGLMVQLKLELPFDRVVTIGTVIIPILLVTLVFTRNFAEESIYCYTPHNFTRDQALYARGYCWTELRDAVPGVESHLWPSLFEHKFLPYALLAFAGIMYIPALGWEFLGSTRLTSELNFLLQEIDNCYHRAAEGRAPKIEKQIQSKGPGITERERREIIENAEKEKSPEQNLFEKYLERRGQSNFLAKLYLGRHLAIVCLSSIPISYLSAYYARQRQNEFTCALGEPPDISSYSELKLRVNCKLPAVQLQRIMAAVDISLLCTMNLIILVNLLHLFVVRKSNFVFDKLHKVGIKTRRRWQKSQFCDINILAMFCNENRDHIKSLNRLDFITNESDLMYDNVVRQLLAALAQSNHDATPTVRDSGIQTLDPNMDPSDRRVGEMFVEPLVIKRPRKKMKWIPSSNPLPQPFKEPLGMTRLENNTKPEKPKPVRRKTVADSFIAPMLDSKSTQYPAIKDLSGMEKKLTRNFSLDVHPYMLTIRKPKVEASAADPLPSEHNMETVFLEGTHTIVHESGAITETKVCSPEMTNTAFSTITLPTTTYANGVSPNPPSSEDPSSPPQSPPLPPILSPPPPREPLSLMEDAACDPPVLDRAPTHQLLSIHHTLFEEEEDEEQRRDRLAERAVELIAAGEC from the exons ATGCAGAACATCCTCGATCAGAACTTAGACATGGCCACGGCTCTACTCGCCGGCgagaagctgaaggagctgaTCCTACCGGGCTCCTCTCAGGATGAGCGGGGCGGGTTACTGGCCGGCCTCATGGTGCAGCTCAAACTGGAGCTGCCCTTCGATCGCGTCGTCACCATCGGGACGGTCATCATCCCCATCCTGCTGGTCACCCTGGTCTTCACAAGGAACTTTGCAG AGGAGTCCATATACTGTTACACACCACACAACTTCACAAGAGACCAGGCACTTTATGCAAGAGGCTACTGCTGGACGGAGCTGCGGGACGCTGTACCCGGTGTGGAGTCTCACCTTTGGCCTTCACTGTTTGAGCACAAGTTCCTGCCCTATGCCCTGCTGGCCTTCGCTGGAATCATGTACATTCCTGCTTTGGGCTGGGAGTTCCTTGGCTCGACGCGGCTCACTTCAGAGCTCAATTTCCTGCTTCAAGAGATTGATAACTGCTATCATCGTGCCGCTGAAGGCCGAGCGCCAAAGATCGAGAAGCAGATCCAGTCAAAAGGACCCGGCATAACGgagcgagagaggagggagatcaTAGAGAAcgcggagaaggagaagagcccCGAGCAGAACTTGTTTGAGAAATACTTGGAGCGACGGGGCCAAAGCAACTTCCTGGCTAAGCTGTACCTGGGACGCCACCTGGCTATTGTCTGCCTCAGTTCCATCCCCATTTCCTACCTGAGCGCCTACTATGCCCGCCAACGGCAGAACGAGTTCACCTGTGCGCTGGGAGAGCCCCCAGACATCAGCAGCTACAGCGAGCTGAAGCTCAGGGTCAACTGTAAGCTGCCCGCGGTGCAGCTGCAGCGCATCATGGCCGCGGTCGacatctctctcctctgcaccATGAACCTCATCATCCTGGTTAATTTGCTGCACCTGTTTGTGGTGCGCAAGTCCAACTTTGTGTTTGACAAACTGCACAAGGTTGGAATTAAAACGCGGCGGCGCTGGCAGAAGTCTCAGTTCTGTGACATCAACATCCTGGCCATGTTCTGCAACGAGAACAGGGACCACATAAAGTCGCTCAACCGGCTGGACTTCATCACCAATGAGAGTGACCTCATGTATGACAATGTGGTCCGGCAGCTGCTGGCTGCGCTCGCGCAGTCCAATCACGATGCTACCCCCACCGTGAGGGACTCTGGGATACAGACACTCGATCCGAACATGGACCCCTCCGACCGTAGGGTGGGAGAGATGTTTGTGGAGCCGCTGGTCATCAAACGGCCCCGCAAAAAGATGAAGTGGATCCCAAGCTCAAATCCTCTCCCTCAGCCGTTCAAG GAACCTCTTGGCATGACGCGTCTGGAAAATAACACCAAGCCTGAAAAACCCAAACCAGTCAGAAGAAAAACAGTGGCAGACAGCTTCATCGCGCCGATGTTGGATTCCAAGAGCACACAATATCCTGCAATAAAAG ATTTGAGTGGGATGGAGAAAAAGCTCACTCGCAACTTCTCTCTGGACGTCCATCCGTACATGCTGACCATCCGTAAGCCCAAGGTGGAGGCCTCGGCCGCCGACCCTCTTCCCTCAGAGCACAACATGGAAACAGTGTTTCTTGAAGGCACACACACTATTGTTCATGAGTCTGGTGCCATTACAG AAACAAAGGTTTGCTCACCAGAAATGACCAACACTGCCTTTTCTACAATCACACTACCCACCACAACGTACGCGAACGGCGTCAGCCCGAACCCTCCCTCCAGCGAGGATCCCTCCAGTCCCCCCCagtccccccctcttcctccgattctttctccgcctcctccgaGGGAGCCCCTCTCGCTGATGGAAGACGCTGCGTGTGACCCTCCGGTCCTCGACAGAGCCCCTACACACCAGCTGCTGAGTATACATCACACGCTttttgaggaagaagaggacgaagagCAGCGCAGGGACAGACTCGCAGAGAGAGCCGTGGAGCTCATCGCTGCCGGGGAATGTTGA